The Maridesulfovibrio sp. genomic sequence TACAGAATACAAAGCAGTTACTAATCGACGTGAGATTTTGGCACGTAAGATGCTTATAAAGAATCAAGACGGACAAAAAGAACAGACTAAACAAAATAAAAATACAGGCGAAAGCCATTATAATTAAGAGTCGTTCTTAACCCCATCTGTAAAAAATGCTCTGGACTGATAGGCGAGTGCAGGAAACGGTAGAAACGAACAGCTTAAAAATTAAATTATACACAAAAGCGATTCTGCCTCCCTCCCGCGATTGATCCGGACATTTTTTTATGCCCTATTTTACACCTCTCAGGGGATTGCTCTCAGCACAATCTCCTGTTATCGATTCCAGCCATGACACAGGAAAAATTCACGAATCCTTTCAGTATAGTTCTATTTGAACCGGAAATTCCACCCAACACCGGAAATATCGCCCGACTCTGCGCCGGAACAGATACTCCGCTGCACCTCATTGAACCATTGGGCTTTTCCATTTCTGACAAACACCTCAAGCGTGCCGGGCTGGATTACTGGCCCAAGGTGAAGCTTTCGGTCTGGAAAGACTGGCAGGAATACAAAGATAATGTCAAACCACGACGGCTGGTAACTACCAGCGCAAAGCGCGGTACCCATCTTTTCAAATTTCAATTCCTACCCGGAGACCATCTGGTACTCGGCCCGGAAACACGGGGACTACCGGAATGGATGTTTGCCGAATTCAAACATGCGGTAAACATTCCCACCACGGACAACGTGCGCAGCCTGAATCTTTCCACATCTGCGGGAATCATTCTTTATCAGGCCCTATCCTGTCTGGACGGTGAAGTTTCTTTCAAATAGCAGGAATAGCACGAATCCTGCACACAATTTTGCACCTGCACTTTCTTGCATAACACAGAGGCAACAGGTATGTTCGCCCTCATAGTTTTTTAATCAGTGGAGAACTTATGCGACTTCTCATTACCGGTGGATGCGGTTTTATCGGAACAAATTTTATTTACCTCATGAAAGAAAGGCATCCGGACTGGACTCTTTTCAACCTTGATAAACTAACTTATGCCGGAAACCGCAAAAACCTGCTCCAACTGGAACAGGATGCCGATTCCGGGTACACGTTCATTCACGGAGACATCTGCGATAAAGATTTTGTTACTTCCGTGCTGCACGATTATAAAATAGATGCAGTAGTCAACTTTGCAGCTGAATCCCATGTTGACCGTTCCATCAATGATCCCGCACCTTTTCTGACCACGAACACCCTCGGTGCCCAGAATATGATGGAATGTGCGCGCAATGCCGGAATTGAAAAATTCGTTCACGTATCCACTGACGAAGTATATGGCACTCTCGGCCCTGATAATCCGGCTTTCAGTGAAAAGAATCCCCTTGAACCGAACAGCCCATACTCCGCTTCCAAGGCCGGTGCGGACCTCATGGCCCGTGCCTACTTTGAGACTTACAAATTTCCCGTTTCCATCACCCGTTGCTCTAACAACTACGGTCCTTACCAGTTTCCGGAAAAACTCATCCCGCTCATGTTCATCAAAGCCAATGCGGATGAAAGCCTGCCCATCTACGGCGACGGCTCCAATATACGGGACTGGATTTACGTTGACGACCACTGCACAGGCGTTGAATTGACCTTGCTCAAAGGTCAGCCCGGCAAAGCTTACAACTTCGGCGGAGCTGCGGAAAAAACCAACCTTGAGCTGGTTAAAGAACTCCTGAAAATTCTCGGCAAAGACGAATCACTCATAACTTATGTCAAAGACAGACCCGGTCATGACATGCGCTATGCCATGGATTACTCGCTGGCAGAGAAAGAACTGGGATTTACTCCGGCAGTTGCCTTTGACGAAGGAATCCGCAAAACCGTCGAGTGGTACAAGGAAAACAGCGACTGGCTAGAAGAAGTCCGCAGCGGAGCATACCGCGAATTCATGGACCAATGGTACGGAGAGCGAAAATGATTGAATTAGCAGGCAAAAAGGCCGTAATCCTCGGCGGAAAAACCGGCCTTCTAGGGCAAAGCCTAGCTGAAAAATTGCAGGCTCAAAAAATCGTTACCATCCCCCTGTCCCGTTCTGACTTCGATCCCCTGAGCGAAGAAGCCCTGACAGCATTGCTGGAAAGAGAAGAACCGGACTTCATTTTCAACACCGTGGCTTACACGATGGTTGATCAGGCCGAAGACGAAGAAAATAAAGCCCACCTGCTGAACACAACTCTGCCTGCAACTCTGGGCAGACTATGCAAACAGTTTAATGTAAAACTGATCCACTACAGTACAGATTTCGTCTTTGATGGCAAAAAGGACTCGCCCTACACCGAAGAAGACCCGACCAACCCCCAGTCCGTATACGGAGAGACTAAACTGGCAGGTGAAAAGCGGCTTTCGGAGTTGGGCTACAACGAGATTCTGATTATTCGTACGGCGTGGTTGTTCGGCCCGCACAAAACAAATTTCGTACAGAAGATTCTGAATTTCGCCAAAGAACGTGAGAGCCTTACAGTTGTCCATGACCAAAACGGTTCACCGACCTATACCCCTGATTTAGCTGAATATACCATTGAACTACTTAAAAACGACGCTTACGGAATTTTCAATGTAGTCAACTCCGGCAAGGCAAGCTGGTGCGAACTGGCCACCGAGGCAATCGATAGCTGCGCCATCAACTGCCGGGTCGACCCGGTCCCGACATCCGCCTACCCCACAAAAGCAAAGAGACCGCCCTACTCTGTTCTCGATACTGCCAAATTCACGGAAGTAACCGGGATCACTCCACGCCCATGGGTACAGGCTCTGCGGGACTACGTATACAACGACCTGAAAGATAATCAGGAAGACTAATCTTCCCGACAAAGGAAAAATGATAAAAATATCCCCAAAACTAGTGCGGGATTCTATCCAGTTTGCAATGACACTGTTCTGCATCTGGGTGGGATACCGCTTTTATCTTTTCTACCAATGGATGATCGGTAATTCAGACATTGCCGTAAGCAAACCCGGTGCTGTTGAAGGATTCCTGCCCATCAGCGCCCTGCTTTCCCTGAAACAGCTTTTCAGCAAAGGCGTATTCGATGAAATCCACCCTGCCGGACTGACCATCTTCATCGCAGTCTTGGTCATGAGCCTGATCGTACGCAAAGGTTTCTGCGGCTATCTGTGTCCGGTAGGCTTCATTCACAACCTGCTAAACAAGATTGGGAAAAAAATCGGTAAAACCGTAACCATCAAAGGCA encodes the following:
- a CDS encoding tRNA (cytidine(34)-2'-O)-methyltransferase, with the protein product MTQEKFTNPFSIVLFEPEIPPNTGNIARLCAGTDTPLHLIEPLGFSISDKHLKRAGLDYWPKVKLSVWKDWQEYKDNVKPRRLVTTSAKRGTHLFKFQFLPGDHLVLGPETRGLPEWMFAEFKHAVNIPTTDNVRSLNLSTSAGIILYQALSCLDGEVSFK
- the rfbB gene encoding dTDP-glucose 4,6-dehydratase, encoding MRLLITGGCGFIGTNFIYLMKERHPDWTLFNLDKLTYAGNRKNLLQLEQDADSGYTFIHGDICDKDFVTSVLHDYKIDAVVNFAAESHVDRSINDPAPFLTTNTLGAQNMMECARNAGIEKFVHVSTDEVYGTLGPDNPAFSEKNPLEPNSPYSASKAGADLMARAYFETYKFPVSITRCSNNYGPYQFPEKLIPLMFIKANADESLPIYGDGSNIRDWIYVDDHCTGVELTLLKGQPGKAYNFGGAAEKTNLELVKELLKILGKDESLITYVKDRPGHDMRYAMDYSLAEKELGFTPAVAFDEGIRKTVEWYKENSDWLEEVRSGAYREFMDQWYGERK
- the rfbD gene encoding dTDP-4-dehydrorhamnose reductase — translated: MIELAGKKAVILGGKTGLLGQSLAEKLQAQKIVTIPLSRSDFDPLSEEALTALLEREEPDFIFNTVAYTMVDQAEDEENKAHLLNTTLPATLGRLCKQFNVKLIHYSTDFVFDGKKDSPYTEEDPTNPQSVYGETKLAGEKRLSELGYNEILIIRTAWLFGPHKTNFVQKILNFAKERESLTVVHDQNGSPTYTPDLAEYTIELLKNDAYGIFNVVNSGKASWCELATEAIDSCAINCRVDPVPTSAYPTKAKRPPYSVLDTAKFTEVTGITPRPWVQALRDYVYNDLKDNQED